In Trifolium pratense cultivar HEN17-A07 linkage group LG7, ARS_RC_1.1, whole genome shotgun sequence, a genomic segment contains:
- the LOC123898300 gene encoding putative F-box/LRR-repeat protein 23 isoform X1 encodes MMMPSACSIASKKAKGDCTTVPNWLELPREITANILQRLPTVQVVTSACLVCPQWWNICKDPLMWRTIHMAGFDYFTCSFRELAKICQYAIERSCGHLIDIQIEYFGSDDILECIAQSASNLRCMQLVECFQISDKGFIDAVRKLPKLEEVRISLCDLSSNSLEALGRSCPLLEVLQYARPLYVSSIGKEDHLALAISETMSKLCYLDIQRTSITNIGLLAILDGCPLLEYLDIDECFHLKNLSNNLRKRCIEQIKDLRLPNPNNYGEYDHIEIACKRAHRKSVTILTNLCSNSYGSLKMNRKYQN; translated from the exons ATGATGATGCCATCAGCTTGTTCAATTGCTTCAAAGAAAGCAAAAGGAGATTGTACAACTGTGCCAAATTGGCTTGAACTTCCGAGAGAAATCACTGCAAACATCCTTCAGAGGCTTCCTACTGTTCAAGTTGTGACAAGTGCATGTCTAGTGTGTCCGCAATGGTGGAACATATGCAAGGATCCTCTCATGTGGCGCACCATTCACATGGCTGGTTTCGACTATTTCACCTGCAGTTTTCGAGAGTTGGCTAAGATTTGTCAGTATGCTATTGAACGAAGTTGTGGTCATCTCATTGACATTCAAATTGAGTATTTTGGCTCAGATGATATCCTTGAATGTATAGCTCAAAG TGCCAGCAACCTACGATGCATGCAACTTGTTGAATGCTTTCAAATTTCAGATAAAGGATTCATTGATGCTGTGAGAAAGCTTCCAAAGTTAGAGGAGGTGCGCATTTCACTTTGCGACCTTTCAAGTAATTCTCTTGAAGCCCTTGGCCGATCTTGTCCTCTTTTAGAAGTTCTCCAGTATGCAAGACCATTGTATGTATCTAGTATCGGTAAGGAAGATCATTTGGCACTTGCTATTTCCGAAACAATGTCTAAACTATGCTATCTGGATATTCAAAGAACTAGTATCACTAATATTGGCCTTCTTGCTATTCTTGACGGATGTCCTCTTCTTGAGTATCTTGACATTGATGAATGTTTTCATCTAAAAAATTTGAGTAATAATTTGAGGAAAAGATGCATTGAGCAGATTAAGGATTTACGACTGCCAAATCCAAACAACTATGGTGAATACGACCATATTGAAATTGCGTGCAAAAGAGCTCATAGGAAGAGTGTGACCATATTGACAAACTTGTGTAGCAATAGCTATGGATCTCTTAAAATGAACAGAAAGTACCAGAATTGA
- the LOC123898370 gene encoding L-type lectin-domain containing receptor kinase VIII.2-like has product MFKFTIFIFFTLILFIQPSYSDFLSNNPNFDPDIDLFGDAKILADHSGNGTHIKLTDKSSLTAGLLLRRQPITFSNLTSFSVEFTFSISGDVGDGLLFILIPHDLAAAFPGNGSYGLDPSSPMNSYLGVEFDTSKDDNVNDVNANHVGIDVGSLVSVAVANVSASNLVLNNGEKLKSWVDYDVGSQLLEVRLSKLNEPKSENPIVSHNLDLFKIWGDQSVFMGLSSSNDANSVQVVRVYSWKVILKNVTVTVSNSSNDANSNKDEQQQQQQQQEEVIKVDAAEEAAKKKDRSLTLLAGVIFGTVCVVLVTFVILFMWVIFFHKHEEESLAKLPENPSDVRYERIDVAVDKNAEDHDEQQH; this is encoded by the coding sequence ATGTTTAAattcaccattttcatcttttttacCTTAATTCTCTTTATACAACCTTCTTATTCAGATTTTCTTTCCAATAATCCCAATTTTGACCCTGACATTGATCTCTTCGGCGATGCAAAGATTCTCGCTGATCACTCCGGTAATGGGACCCACATTAAACTCACCGACAAATCTTCTCTCACCGCCGGCCTCCTCCTCCGTCGTCAGCCCATCACATTCTCAAACCTCACATCCTTCTCTGTTGAATTCACCTTCTCCATTTCCGGCGACGTCGGCGACGGTCTTCTCTTCATTCTCATCCCTCATGATCTCGCTGCTGCATTTCCCGGTAATGGCTCATACGGTCTTGATCCTTCTTCTCCGATGAATAGTTACCTCGGCGTCGAATTTGATACCTCGAAAGACGACAATGTTAATGATGTTAATGCAAATCATGTTGGAATTGATGTTGGGAGTCTTGTATCTGTTGCTGTTGCGAATGTTTCTGCGTCGAATTTGGTTCTTAATAATGGTGAAAAGTTGAAATCTTGGGTTGATTATGATGTTGGGTCACAATTATTGGAAGTTAGGTTAAGTAAATTGAATGAACCTAAATCTGAAAATCCAATTGTTTCACATAATCTTGATTTGTTTAAGATTTGGGGTGATCAATCtgtttttatgggtttgagTTCTTCAAATGATGCTAATTCTGTTCAAGTTGTTCGTGTTTATTCATGGAAggttattttgaaaaatgttacCGTTACAGTTTCAAATTCTTCAAATGATGCTAATTCTAATAAAGATGAACAGCAACAGCAACAGCAACAGCAAGAAGAAGTAATAAAGGTTGATGCCGCGGAGGAGGCGGCAAAAAAAAAGGATCGTTCTTTGACATTACTTGCTGGTGTGATATTTGGGACAGTTTGTGTTGTGTTGGTGACATTTGTGATATTGTTtatgtgggtgattttcttccATAAACATGAAGAAGAGTCTCTTGCTAAATTACCTGAAAATCCTTCTGATGTAAGATATGAAAGGATTGATGTTGCTGTTGACAAGAATGCTGAAGATCATGAtgaacaacaacattaa
- the LOC123898300 gene encoding putative F-box/LRR-repeat protein 23 isoform X2 produces MMMPSACSIASKKAKGDCTTVPNWLELPREITANILQRLPTVQVVTSACLVCPQWWNICKDPLMWRTIHMAGFDYFTCSFRELAKICQYAIERSCGHLIDIQIEYFGSDDILECIAQSNLRCMQLVECFQISDKGFIDAVRKLPKLEEVRISLCDLSSNSLEALGRSCPLLEVLQYARPLYVSSIGKEDHLALAISETMSKLCYLDIQRTSITNIGLLAILDGCPLLEYLDIDECFHLKNLSNNLRKRCIEQIKDLRLPNPNNYGEYDHIEIACKRAHRKSVTILTNLCSNSYGSLKMNRKYQN; encoded by the exons ATGATGATGCCATCAGCTTGTTCAATTGCTTCAAAGAAAGCAAAAGGAGATTGTACAACTGTGCCAAATTGGCTTGAACTTCCGAGAGAAATCACTGCAAACATCCTTCAGAGGCTTCCTACTGTTCAAGTTGTGACAAGTGCATGTCTAGTGTGTCCGCAATGGTGGAACATATGCAAGGATCCTCTCATGTGGCGCACCATTCACATGGCTGGTTTCGACTATTTCACCTGCAGTTTTCGAGAGTTGGCTAAGATTTGTCAGTATGCTATTGAACGAAGTTGTGGTCATCTCATTGACATTCAAATTGAGTATTTTGGCTCAGATGATATCCTTGAATGTATAGCTCAAAG CAACCTACGATGCATGCAACTTGTTGAATGCTTTCAAATTTCAGATAAAGGATTCATTGATGCTGTGAGAAAGCTTCCAAAGTTAGAGGAGGTGCGCATTTCACTTTGCGACCTTTCAAGTAATTCTCTTGAAGCCCTTGGCCGATCTTGTCCTCTTTTAGAAGTTCTCCAGTATGCAAGACCATTGTATGTATCTAGTATCGGTAAGGAAGATCATTTGGCACTTGCTATTTCCGAAACAATGTCTAAACTATGCTATCTGGATATTCAAAGAACTAGTATCACTAATATTGGCCTTCTTGCTATTCTTGACGGATGTCCTCTTCTTGAGTATCTTGACATTGATGAATGTTTTCATCTAAAAAATTTGAGTAATAATTTGAGGAAAAGATGCATTGAGCAGATTAAGGATTTACGACTGCCAAATCCAAACAACTATGGTGAATACGACCATATTGAAATTGCGTGCAAAAGAGCTCATAGGAAGAGTGTGACCATATTGACAAACTTGTGTAGCAATAGCTATGGATCTCTTAAAATGAACAGAAAGTACCAGAATTGA